From the genome of Epinephelus lanceolatus isolate andai-2023 chromosome 23, ASM4190304v1, whole genome shotgun sequence, one region includes:
- the nrcama gene encoding neuronal cell adhesion molecule a isoform X9, translating to MRTPLHFLQHLHTVTAGERKQEPGCCRRFEPPPDNRQQLRLNPHCVDPTFHHYADRPDRVVESGQKVFIVTHQTMDRNRKWVPGFGAVLLTLLGHMTSALEVPLDLPQPPTITLQSPKDYIFDPRENIVIHCEAKGKPHPSFSWTRNGTHFDVEKDSKVLMKPGSGTLVIDISGEKAEAYEGTYQCTAHNEHGTAVSNSIVIRQSRSPLWSKERNEAIVVQTGVSLVLQCRPPAGLPPPVIFWMDNNFQRLPLDQRVSQALNGDLYFSNVLPEDTRSDYICYARFPHTQTIQQKQPISVTVLDNSPEGERRPGFMLPLGTTSTKMVLKGETLELECIAEGLPTPEISWQKDGGELPGSRTSFFNFKKTLKVSEVNEADGGDYRCTATNNLGTVHHIIKVTVKAAPFWVSAPRNLILAPNETGILTCRVSGEPKPKISWFVNGVPIENAPEDHSRKVEDDTVILSNVQSGSSAVYQCNASNEFGYLMANAFVNVLAEPPRVLTPPNRVYQVITNNPALLHCASFGSPIPTITWFKDSQTSIKNGDPYVIHENGTLEIHVAQPLNSGKYTCIATNNLGIKENHVYLEVKEPTRILRQPEYKVVQRGMSAVFECKVKHDPSLVPVMTWLKDSGELPDDERFVVDTDLDSLTIKDVRDGDEGTYTCIMNTTLDRDSASAMLTVIEKPDPPTDLELTDQTDRSVQLTWIPGDENNSPTQKFLIQYEDLLHQPGVWVNLTDVAGTSTTAQLSLSPYVYYSFRVLALNDVGYSEPSQPSSQYRTNPAAPDENPSNVKGEGTTPGNLVISWTPLTGFQANGPGLEYKVQWRQKDVDGDWSSKTVANVSQFVVSETPTYIPYEIKVQALNDYGNAPEPDVTVGYSGEDLPLAAPDSVQIMVHNSTLAEVHWEPVAFPSVRGRLQGYKVYYRRERGLDQTEEDTDQQEQVLTFSGNRSEGRLPGLQPYSVYNLTIRVLNSKGEGPPSHSKKFETPEGVPGPPSFLNVMKPSLDSLTLEWGPPASNNGRLAGYTLKYQPVNNTSELGPVKVMNLLANETTVTLGNLNSSMLYKFYLSAKTIKGSGPVITEEAFTVMDTTVPSRQVDIATQGWFIGLMCAIALLILVLLIVCFIKRNKGGKYPVKEKEDAHQDPEIQPMKEDDGTFGEYSDTEDHKPLKGSRTPSNGTVRRDESDDSLVDYGEGGDGQFNEDGSFIGQYSGKKEKDTHEGNESSEAPSPVNAMNSFV from the exons TGTGGACCCCACCTTCCATCACTACGCTGACCGCCCTGATCGTGTCGTTGAATCTGGACAAAAGGTTTTCATCGTGACACACCAGACCATGGacaggaacaggaagtgggtgccgGGCTTTGGAGCTGTACTATTGACACTTTTGGGTCACATGACGTCAGCGCTGGAAGTGCCTCTTGATC TGCCCCAACCCCCCACGATCACGCTACAGTCCCCGAAGGATTACATCTTTGATCCGCGGGAGAACATTGTCATCCACTGTGAGGCGAAGGGGAAGCCTCATCCCAG CTTTTCCTGGACGAGAAATGGGACCCACTTCGACGTAGAGAAAGACTCCAAAGTTCTGATGAAGCCCGGCTCAGGGACTCTGGTTATTGACATCAGCGGGGAAAAGGCCGAGGCCTACGAGGGGACGTACCAGTGTACGGCTCACAACGAGCACGGCACTGCCGTATCCAACAGCATTGTCATCAGGCAGTCCA GGTCCCCCTTGTGGTCGAAAGAGAGAAATGAGGCTATCGTCGTGCAGACGGGGGTCTCCCTGGTGCTGCAGTGCCGACCCCCTGCAGGGCTGCCCCCTCCTGTCATCTTCTGGATGGATAACA ACTTCCAGAGGCTACCACTGGATCAACGAGTGTCCCAAGCTCTGAATGGAGACTTGTACTTTTCCAACGTTCTCCCAGAGGACACCAGGAGCGACTACATCTGCTACGCTCGCTTccctcacacacaaaccatcCAGCAGAAACAACCCATCTCAGTCACCGTGCTGGACA ACAGCCCAGAGGGGGAGCGTCGCCCCGGTTTCATGTTGCCTCTGGGCACCACCAGCACCAAGATGGTTCTGAAAGGGGAGACTCTGGAGCTCGAATGCATCGCCGAGGGCCT GCCCACTCCAGAGATCTCCTGGCAGAAGGATGGAGGAGAGCTGCCAGGCAGCAGGACGTCCTTTTTTAACTTCAAGAAAACACTCAAGGTTTCTGAGGTGAATGAAGCTGATGGTGGGGACTACCGCTGTACAGCCACAAACAACCTGGGCACTGTACACCACATCATCAAGGTCACTGTCAAAG CGGCTCCTTTCTGGGTCAGCGCTCCCAGGAACCTGATCCTCGCCCCCAATGAGACTGGCATCCTGACTTGTCGAGTCAGTGGAGAGCCCAAACCCAAGATTAGCTGGTTTGTCAATGGAGTCCCCATAGAGA ATGCTCCCGAGGACCACAGTCGAAAGGTGGAGGATGACACTGTAATTCTTAGCAATGTCCAATCAGGGTCCAGTGCCGTCTACCAGTGTAATGCATCCAATGAATTTGGCTACCTGATGGCAAACGCTTTTGTCAACGTTCTAG CTGAGCCACCAAGGGTGCTCACTCCACCCAACCGAGTGTACCAGGTCATCACTAACAACCCTGCGTTACTTCACTGCGCCTCCTTTGGCTCACCGATACCAACCATCACATG GTTCAAAGACAGTCAGACCAGCATCAAGAATGGTGACCCTTATGTGATCCATGAGAATGGCACGTTGGAGATCCATGTGGCCCAGCCGCTTAACAGTGGGAAGTACACCTGCATTGCCACTAACAACCTGGGGATCAAGGAGAACCATGTCTACCTGGAGGTTAAAG AGCCGACCCGTATCCTGCGGCAGCCAGAGTACAAGGTGGTGCAGAGAGGAATGAGTGCTGTTTTCGAATGTAAAGTCAAACACGACCCATCCCTTGTTCCGGTCATGACCTGGCTCAAAGACAGCGGAGAGCTGCCTGATGACGAGAG GTTTGTTGTGGACACGGACTTGGACAGTCTGACCATCAAAGACGTGAGAGATGGAGATGAGGGGACCTACACCTGCATCATGAACACCACCCTGGACAGGGACTCAGCCAGTGCCATGCTGACTGTCATAG AGAAACCTGACCCTCCGACTGACCTGGAACTGACAGACCAGACAGACAGGAGTGTTCAGCTCACCTGGATCCCTGGAGACGAAAACAACAGTCCCACACAAA AGTTTTTGATTCAATACGAGGATCTGCTCCACCAGCCTGGAGTTTGGGTCAACCTGACGGATGTTGCTGGTACCAGCACCACAGCGCAGTTAAGCCTCTCTCCGTACGTCTACTACTCCTTCCGAGTCCTGGCTCTGAACGACGTTGGCTACAGTGAGCCGAGCCAGCCCTCAAGCCAATATAGGACCAACCCTGCAG ctcCTGATGAAAATCCATCGAACGTTAAGGGGGAAGGAACAACGCCTGGCAATTTAGTCATCTCTTGGACA CCGCTGACAGGATTTCAGGCAAACGGGCCCGGTCTGGAGTACAAAGTGCAGTGGAGACAGAAGGACGTGGATGGGGACTGGTCCTCGAAGACTGTGGCCAATGTCTCCCAATTTGTTGTGTCTGAAACTCCGACCTACATACCCTATGAGATCAAGGTTCAAGCTTTGAACGATTATGGCAATGCGCCAGAGCCTGACGTAACGGTTGGATACTCTGGAGAAGACT TGCCTCTGGCTGCACCTGACAGTGTGCAGATCATGGTTCACAACAGCACACTAGCAGAGGTACACTGGGAGCCTGTTGCTTTCCCCTCAGTCAGAGGAAGACTGCAGGGATACAAg GTTTACTACCGGCGTGAGCGCGGCTTGGACCAGACAGAGGAGGACACGGACCAGCAGGAGCAGGTTTTGACGTTCAGTGGGAATCGTAGTGAGGGACGTCTTCCAGGGCTCCAACCTTACAGCGTCTACAACCTCACCATCAGGGTCCTCAACAGCAAAGGAGAAGGGCCTCCTAGCCACAGCAAGAAATTTGAGACACCTGAAGGAG tCCCAGGGCCTCCTTCTTTCCTGAACGTCATGAAACCTAGTTTGGACTCTCTCACTCTGGAATGGGGTCCACCAGCGAGCAACAATGGACGCCTTGCTGGATACACACTAAAATATCAGCCAG TCAACAACACCAGTGAACTGGGACCGGTCAAGGTCATGAACCTCCTGGCCAATGAGACTACCGTCACCCTGGGCAACCTGAACTCCAGCATGCTCTACAAGTTTTACTTAAGTGCAAAGACAATCAAGGGCTCTGGCCCCGTCATCACAGAGGAGGCCTTCACAGTCATGGACACAA CTGTCCCCAGCCGGCAGGTAGACATCGCCACCCAGGGCTGGTTTATCGGACTGATGTGCGCCATCGCTCTCCTCATCTTGGTCCTCCTCATAGTGTGCTTCATCAAGAGGAACAAGGGGGGCAAATATCCAG tgaaagagaaagaagatgCTCACCAAGACCCAGAGATCCAGCCTATGAAGGAGGATGATGGGACATTTGGAGAGTACAG
- the nrcama gene encoding neuronal cell adhesion molecule a isoform X3: MRTPLHFLQHLHTVTAGERKQEPGCCRRFEPPPDNRQQLRLNPHCVDPTFHHYADRPDRVVESGQKVFIVTHQTMDRNRKWVPGFGAVLLTLLGHMTSALEVPLDPKVLEGLPQPPTITLQSPKDYIFDPRENIVIHCEAKGKPHPSFSWTRNGTHFDVEKDSKVLMKPGSGTLVIDISGEKAEAYEGTYQCTAHNEHGTAVSNSIVIRQSRSPLWSKERNEAIVVQTGVSLVLQCRPPAGLPPPVIFWMDNNFQRLPLDQRVSQALNGDLYFSNVLPEDTRSDYICYARFPHTQTIQQKQPISVTVLDNSPEGERRPGFMLPLGTTSTKMVLKGETLELECIAEGLPTPEISWQKDGGELPGSRTSFFNFKKTLKVSEVNEADGGDYRCTATNNLGTVHHIIKVTVKAAPFWVSAPRNLILAPNETGILTCRVSGEPKPKISWFVNGVPIENAPEDHSRKVEDDTVILSNVQSGSSAVYQCNASNEFGYLMANAFVNVLAEPPRVLTPPNRVYQVITNNPALLHCASFGSPIPTITWFKDSQTSIKNGDPYVIHENGTLEIHVAQPLNSGKYTCIATNNLGIKENHVYLEVKEPTRILRQPEYKVVQRGMSAVFECKVKHDPSLVPVMTWLKDSGELPDDERFVVDTDLDSLTIKDVRDGDEGTYTCIMNTTLDRDSASAMLTVIEKPDPPTDLELTDQTDRSVQLTWIPGDENNSPTQKFLIQYEDLLHQPGVWVNLTDVAGTSTTAQLSLSPYVYYSFRVLALNDVGYSEPSQPSSQYRTNPAAPDENPSNVKGEGTTPGNLVISWTPLTGFQANGPGLEYKVQWRQKDVDGDWSSKTVANVSQFVVSETPTYIPYEIKVQALNDYGNAPEPDVTVGYSGEDLPLAAPDSVQIMVHNSTLAEVHWEPVAFPSVRGRLQGYKVYYRRERGLDQTEEDTDQQEQVLTFSGNRSEGRLPGLQPYSVYNLTIRVLNSKGEGPPSHSKKFETPEGVPGPPSFLNVMKPSLDSLTLEWGPPASNNGRLAGYTLKYQPVNNTSELGPVKVMNLLANETTVTLGNLNSSMLYKFYLSAKTIKGSGPVITEEAFTVMDTIRTQPTVGPGKGPTEPPHPTSPITQSPHPPIHKAPPVGPAFGTVNTSVSEDGAVISWDYFGHHRNVYVEYIVENSKEDWKKELVNSSHWHMIKGLKPGTSYKVRVVARDPADPTVHSTDEVLIAVPAVPSRQVDIATQGWFIGLMCAIALLILVLLIVCFIKRNKGGKYPVKEKEDAHQDPEIQPMKEDDGTFGEYSDTEDHKPLKGSRTPSNGTVRRDESDDSLVDYGEGGDGQFNEDGSFIGQYSGKKEKDTHEGNESSEAPSPVNAMNSFV; this comes from the exons TGTGGACCCCACCTTCCATCACTACGCTGACCGCCCTGATCGTGTCGTTGAATCTGGACAAAAGGTTTTCATCGTGACACACCAGACCATGGacaggaacaggaagtgggtgccgGGCTTTGGAGCTGTACTATTGACACTTTTGGGTCACATGACGTCAGCGCTGGAAGTGCCTCTTGATC CTAAAGTACTGGAAGGAT TGCCCCAACCCCCCACGATCACGCTACAGTCCCCGAAGGATTACATCTTTGATCCGCGGGAGAACATTGTCATCCACTGTGAGGCGAAGGGGAAGCCTCATCCCAG CTTTTCCTGGACGAGAAATGGGACCCACTTCGACGTAGAGAAAGACTCCAAAGTTCTGATGAAGCCCGGCTCAGGGACTCTGGTTATTGACATCAGCGGGGAAAAGGCCGAGGCCTACGAGGGGACGTACCAGTGTACGGCTCACAACGAGCACGGCACTGCCGTATCCAACAGCATTGTCATCAGGCAGTCCA GGTCCCCCTTGTGGTCGAAAGAGAGAAATGAGGCTATCGTCGTGCAGACGGGGGTCTCCCTGGTGCTGCAGTGCCGACCCCCTGCAGGGCTGCCCCCTCCTGTCATCTTCTGGATGGATAACA ACTTCCAGAGGCTACCACTGGATCAACGAGTGTCCCAAGCTCTGAATGGAGACTTGTACTTTTCCAACGTTCTCCCAGAGGACACCAGGAGCGACTACATCTGCTACGCTCGCTTccctcacacacaaaccatcCAGCAGAAACAACCCATCTCAGTCACCGTGCTGGACA ACAGCCCAGAGGGGGAGCGTCGCCCCGGTTTCATGTTGCCTCTGGGCACCACCAGCACCAAGATGGTTCTGAAAGGGGAGACTCTGGAGCTCGAATGCATCGCCGAGGGCCT GCCCACTCCAGAGATCTCCTGGCAGAAGGATGGAGGAGAGCTGCCAGGCAGCAGGACGTCCTTTTTTAACTTCAAGAAAACACTCAAGGTTTCTGAGGTGAATGAAGCTGATGGTGGGGACTACCGCTGTACAGCCACAAACAACCTGGGCACTGTACACCACATCATCAAGGTCACTGTCAAAG CGGCTCCTTTCTGGGTCAGCGCTCCCAGGAACCTGATCCTCGCCCCCAATGAGACTGGCATCCTGACTTGTCGAGTCAGTGGAGAGCCCAAACCCAAGATTAGCTGGTTTGTCAATGGAGTCCCCATAGAGA ATGCTCCCGAGGACCACAGTCGAAAGGTGGAGGATGACACTGTAATTCTTAGCAATGTCCAATCAGGGTCCAGTGCCGTCTACCAGTGTAATGCATCCAATGAATTTGGCTACCTGATGGCAAACGCTTTTGTCAACGTTCTAG CTGAGCCACCAAGGGTGCTCACTCCACCCAACCGAGTGTACCAGGTCATCACTAACAACCCTGCGTTACTTCACTGCGCCTCCTTTGGCTCACCGATACCAACCATCACATG GTTCAAAGACAGTCAGACCAGCATCAAGAATGGTGACCCTTATGTGATCCATGAGAATGGCACGTTGGAGATCCATGTGGCCCAGCCGCTTAACAGTGGGAAGTACACCTGCATTGCCACTAACAACCTGGGGATCAAGGAGAACCATGTCTACCTGGAGGTTAAAG AGCCGACCCGTATCCTGCGGCAGCCAGAGTACAAGGTGGTGCAGAGAGGAATGAGTGCTGTTTTCGAATGTAAAGTCAAACACGACCCATCCCTTGTTCCGGTCATGACCTGGCTCAAAGACAGCGGAGAGCTGCCTGATGACGAGAG GTTTGTTGTGGACACGGACTTGGACAGTCTGACCATCAAAGACGTGAGAGATGGAGATGAGGGGACCTACACCTGCATCATGAACACCACCCTGGACAGGGACTCAGCCAGTGCCATGCTGACTGTCATAG AGAAACCTGACCCTCCGACTGACCTGGAACTGACAGACCAGACAGACAGGAGTGTTCAGCTCACCTGGATCCCTGGAGACGAAAACAACAGTCCCACACAAA AGTTTTTGATTCAATACGAGGATCTGCTCCACCAGCCTGGAGTTTGGGTCAACCTGACGGATGTTGCTGGTACCAGCACCACAGCGCAGTTAAGCCTCTCTCCGTACGTCTACTACTCCTTCCGAGTCCTGGCTCTGAACGACGTTGGCTACAGTGAGCCGAGCCAGCCCTCAAGCCAATATAGGACCAACCCTGCAG ctcCTGATGAAAATCCATCGAACGTTAAGGGGGAAGGAACAACGCCTGGCAATTTAGTCATCTCTTGGACA CCGCTGACAGGATTTCAGGCAAACGGGCCCGGTCTGGAGTACAAAGTGCAGTGGAGACAGAAGGACGTGGATGGGGACTGGTCCTCGAAGACTGTGGCCAATGTCTCCCAATTTGTTGTGTCTGAAACTCCGACCTACATACCCTATGAGATCAAGGTTCAAGCTTTGAACGATTATGGCAATGCGCCAGAGCCTGACGTAACGGTTGGATACTCTGGAGAAGACT TGCCTCTGGCTGCACCTGACAGTGTGCAGATCATGGTTCACAACAGCACACTAGCAGAGGTACACTGGGAGCCTGTTGCTTTCCCCTCAGTCAGAGGAAGACTGCAGGGATACAAg GTTTACTACCGGCGTGAGCGCGGCTTGGACCAGACAGAGGAGGACACGGACCAGCAGGAGCAGGTTTTGACGTTCAGTGGGAATCGTAGTGAGGGACGTCTTCCAGGGCTCCAACCTTACAGCGTCTACAACCTCACCATCAGGGTCCTCAACAGCAAAGGAGAAGGGCCTCCTAGCCACAGCAAGAAATTTGAGACACCTGAAGGAG tCCCAGGGCCTCCTTCTTTCCTGAACGTCATGAAACCTAGTTTGGACTCTCTCACTCTGGAATGGGGTCCACCAGCGAGCAACAATGGACGCCTTGCTGGATACACACTAAAATATCAGCCAG TCAACAACACCAGTGAACTGGGACCGGTCAAGGTCATGAACCTCCTGGCCAATGAGACTACCGTCACCCTGGGCAACCTGAACTCCAGCATGCTCTACAAGTTTTACTTAAGTGCAAAGACAATCAAGGGCTCTGGCCCCGTCATCACAGAGGAGGCCTTCACAGTCATGGACACAA TTCGTACTCAGCCCACTGTAGGGCCGGGCAAAG GCCCTACAGAACCCCCCCACCCAACCTCCCCCATCACTCAGTCTCCGCATCCCCCGATTCACAAGG CGCCACCTGTAGGCCCTGCGTTTGGCACAGTTAACACGTCTGTATCGGAGGACGGTGCAGTGATCAGTTGGGATTACTTTGGACACCATAGGAATGTATATGTGGAGTATATTGTAGAAAACA GTAAAGAGGACTGGAAAAAGGAGTTGGTAAACAGTTCACACTGGCATATGATAAAAGGTTTAAAGCCGGGGACGTCCTATAAGGTCCGTGTGGTAGCTAGAGACCCGGCTGATCCGACGGTCCACAGCACAGACGAAGTGTTGATTGCGGTGCCAG CTGTCCCCAGCCGGCAGGTAGACATCGCCACCCAGGGCTGGTTTATCGGACTGATGTGCGCCATCGCTCTCCTCATCTTGGTCCTCCTCATAGTGTGCTTCATCAAGAGGAACAAGGGGGGCAAATATCCAG tgaaagagaaagaagatgCTCACCAAGACCCAGAGATCCAGCCTATGAAGGAGGATGATGGGACATTTGGAGAGTACAG
- the nrcama gene encoding neuronal cell adhesion molecule a isoform X10 yields the protein MRTPLHFLQHLHTVTAGERKQEPGCCRRFEPPPDNRQQLRLNPHCVDPTFHHYADRPDRVVESGQKVFIVTHQTMDRNRKWVPGFGAVLLTLLGHMTSALEVPLDLPQPPTITLQSPKDYIFDPRENIVIHCEAKGKPHPSFSWTRNGTHFDVEKDSKVLMKPGSGTLVIDISGEKAEAYEGTYQCTAHNEHGTAVSNSIVIRQSRSPLWSKERNEAIVVQTGVSLVLQCRPPAGLPPPVIFWMDNNFQRLPLDQRVSQALNGDLYFSNVLPEDTRSDYICYARFPHTQTIQQKQPISVTVLDNSPEGERRPGFMLPLGTTSTKMVLKGETLELECIAEGLPTPEISWQKDGGELPGSRTSFFNFKKTLKVSEVNEADGGDYRCTATNNLGTVHHIIKVTVKAAPFWVSAPRNLILAPNETGILTCRVSGEPKPKISWFVNGVPIENAPEDHSRKVEDDTVILSNVQSGSSAVYQCNASNEFGYLMANAFVNVLAEPPRVLTPPNRVYQVITNNPALLHCASFGSPIPTITWFKDSQTSIKNGDPYVIHENGTLEIHVAQPLNSGKYTCIATNNLGIKENHVYLEVKEPTRILRQPEYKVVQRGMSAVFECKVKHDPSLVPVMTWLKDSGELPDDERFVVDTDLDSLTIKDVRDGDEGTYTCIMNTTLDRDSASAMLTVIEATPTPAIVYEKPDPPTDLELTDQTDRSVQLTWIPGDENNSPTQKFLIQYEDLLHQPGVWVNLTDVAGTSTTAQLSLSPYVYYSFRVLALNDVGYSEPSQPSSQYRTNPAAPDENPSNVKGEGTTPGNLVISWTPLTGFQANGPGLEYKVQWRQKDVDGDWSSKTVANVSQFVVSETPTYIPYEIKVQALNDYGNAPEPDVTVGYSGEDLPLAAPDSVQIMVHNSTLAEVHWEPVAFPSVRGRLQGYKVYYRRERGLDQTEEDTDQQEQVLTFSGNRSEGRLPGLQPYSVYNLTIRVLNSKGEGPPSHSKKFETPEGVPGPPSFLNVMKPSLDSLTLEWGPPASNNGRLAGYTLKYQPVNNTSELGPVKVMNLLANETTVTLGNLNSSMLYKFYLSAKTIKGSGPVITEEAFTVMDTTVPSRQVDIATQGWFIGLMCAIALLILVLLIVCFIKRNKGGKYPVKEKEDAHQDPEIQPMKEDDGTFGEYSDTEDHKPLKGSRTPSNGTVRRDESDDSLVDYGEGGDGQFNEDGSFIGQYSGKKEKDTHEGNESSEAPSPVNAMNSFV from the exons TGTGGACCCCACCTTCCATCACTACGCTGACCGCCCTGATCGTGTCGTTGAATCTGGACAAAAGGTTTTCATCGTGACACACCAGACCATGGacaggaacaggaagtgggtgccgGGCTTTGGAGCTGTACTATTGACACTTTTGGGTCACATGACGTCAGCGCTGGAAGTGCCTCTTGATC TGCCCCAACCCCCCACGATCACGCTACAGTCCCCGAAGGATTACATCTTTGATCCGCGGGAGAACATTGTCATCCACTGTGAGGCGAAGGGGAAGCCTCATCCCAG CTTTTCCTGGACGAGAAATGGGACCCACTTCGACGTAGAGAAAGACTCCAAAGTTCTGATGAAGCCCGGCTCAGGGACTCTGGTTATTGACATCAGCGGGGAAAAGGCCGAGGCCTACGAGGGGACGTACCAGTGTACGGCTCACAACGAGCACGGCACTGCCGTATCCAACAGCATTGTCATCAGGCAGTCCA GGTCCCCCTTGTGGTCGAAAGAGAGAAATGAGGCTATCGTCGTGCAGACGGGGGTCTCCCTGGTGCTGCAGTGCCGACCCCCTGCAGGGCTGCCCCCTCCTGTCATCTTCTGGATGGATAACA ACTTCCAGAGGCTACCACTGGATCAACGAGTGTCCCAAGCTCTGAATGGAGACTTGTACTTTTCCAACGTTCTCCCAGAGGACACCAGGAGCGACTACATCTGCTACGCTCGCTTccctcacacacaaaccatcCAGCAGAAACAACCCATCTCAGTCACCGTGCTGGACA ACAGCCCAGAGGGGGAGCGTCGCCCCGGTTTCATGTTGCCTCTGGGCACCACCAGCACCAAGATGGTTCTGAAAGGGGAGACTCTGGAGCTCGAATGCATCGCCGAGGGCCT GCCCACTCCAGAGATCTCCTGGCAGAAGGATGGAGGAGAGCTGCCAGGCAGCAGGACGTCCTTTTTTAACTTCAAGAAAACACTCAAGGTTTCTGAGGTGAATGAAGCTGATGGTGGGGACTACCGCTGTACAGCCACAAACAACCTGGGCACTGTACACCACATCATCAAGGTCACTGTCAAAG CGGCTCCTTTCTGGGTCAGCGCTCCCAGGAACCTGATCCTCGCCCCCAATGAGACTGGCATCCTGACTTGTCGAGTCAGTGGAGAGCCCAAACCCAAGATTAGCTGGTTTGTCAATGGAGTCCCCATAGAGA ATGCTCCCGAGGACCACAGTCGAAAGGTGGAGGATGACACTGTAATTCTTAGCAATGTCCAATCAGGGTCCAGTGCCGTCTACCAGTGTAATGCATCCAATGAATTTGGCTACCTGATGGCAAACGCTTTTGTCAACGTTCTAG CTGAGCCACCAAGGGTGCTCACTCCACCCAACCGAGTGTACCAGGTCATCACTAACAACCCTGCGTTACTTCACTGCGCCTCCTTTGGCTCACCGATACCAACCATCACATG GTTCAAAGACAGTCAGACCAGCATCAAGAATGGTGACCCTTATGTGATCCATGAGAATGGCACGTTGGAGATCCATGTGGCCCAGCCGCTTAACAGTGGGAAGTACACCTGCATTGCCACTAACAACCTGGGGATCAAGGAGAACCATGTCTACCTGGAGGTTAAAG AGCCGACCCGTATCCTGCGGCAGCCAGAGTACAAGGTGGTGCAGAGAGGAATGAGTGCTGTTTTCGAATGTAAAGTCAAACACGACCCATCCCTTGTTCCGGTCATGACCTGGCTCAAAGACAGCGGAGAGCTGCCTGATGACGAGAG GTTTGTTGTGGACACGGACTTGGACAGTCTGACCATCAAAGACGTGAGAGATGGAGATGAGGGGACCTACACCTGCATCATGAACACCACCCTGGACAGGGACTCAGCCAGTGCCATGCTGACTGTCATAG AGGCTACTCCCACTCCAGCTATTGTCTACG AGAAACCTGACCCTCCGACTGACCTGGAACTGACAGACCAGACAGACAGGAGTGTTCAGCTCACCTGGATCCCTGGAGACGAAAACAACAGTCCCACACAAA AGTTTTTGATTCAATACGAGGATCTGCTCCACCAGCCTGGAGTTTGGGTCAACCTGACGGATGTTGCTGGTACCAGCACCACAGCGCAGTTAAGCCTCTCTCCGTACGTCTACTACTCCTTCCGAGTCCTGGCTCTGAACGACGTTGGCTACAGTGAGCCGAGCCAGCCCTCAAGCCAATATAGGACCAACCCTGCAG ctcCTGATGAAAATCCATCGAACGTTAAGGGGGAAGGAACAACGCCTGGCAATTTAGTCATCTCTTGGACA CCGCTGACAGGATTTCAGGCAAACGGGCCCGGTCTGGAGTACAAAGTGCAGTGGAGACAGAAGGACGTGGATGGGGACTGGTCCTCGAAGACTGTGGCCAATGTCTCCCAATTTGTTGTGTCTGAAACTCCGACCTACATACCCTATGAGATCAAGGTTCAAGCTTTGAACGATTATGGCAATGCGCCAGAGCCTGACGTAACGGTTGGATACTCTGGAGAAGACT TGCCTCTGGCTGCACCTGACAGTGTGCAGATCATGGTTCACAACAGCACACTAGCAGAGGTACACTGGGAGCCTGTTGCTTTCCCCTCAGTCAGAGGAAGACTGCAGGGATACAAg GTTTACTACCGGCGTGAGCGCGGCTTGGACCAGACAGAGGAGGACACGGACCAGCAGGAGCAGGTTTTGACGTTCAGTGGGAATCGTAGTGAGGGACGTCTTCCAGGGCTCCAACCTTACAGCGTCTACAACCTCACCATCAGGGTCCTCAACAGCAAAGGAGAAGGGCCTCCTAGCCACAGCAAGAAATTTGAGACACCTGAAGGAG tCCCAGGGCCTCCTTCTTTCCTGAACGTCATGAAACCTAGTTTGGACTCTCTCACTCTGGAATGGGGTCCACCAGCGAGCAACAATGGACGCCTTGCTGGATACACACTAAAATATCAGCCAG TCAACAACACCAGTGAACTGGGACCGGTCAAGGTCATGAACCTCCTGGCCAATGAGACTACCGTCACCCTGGGCAACCTGAACTCCAGCATGCTCTACAAGTTTTACTTAAGTGCAAAGACAATCAAGGGCTCTGGCCCCGTCATCACAGAGGAGGCCTTCACAGTCATGGACACAA CTGTCCCCAGCCGGCAGGTAGACATCGCCACCCAGGGCTGGTTTATCGGACTGATGTGCGCCATCGCTCTCCTCATCTTGGTCCTCCTCATAGTGTGCTTCATCAAGAGGAACAAGGGGGGCAAATATCCAG tgaaagagaaagaagatgCTCACCAAGACCCAGAGATCCAGCCTATGAAGGAGGATGATGGGACATTTGGAGAGTACAG